CTCCGATGGATATCTTTTCTACCAGAATCGTAAAACCCTGCCGATCATCGATCGTGCGGAGGGGATTTACATGTGGGACACCAAGGGCAAGCAATATCTGGACGGCTGCTCCGGGGCGGTCGTCGCTAACCTCGGCTATGGCAACAAGCGGATTGAGCAGGCGATCAACCGTCAGGCGCAGAAAACCTTCTTCGCCTATCGCACCCAATTCGAGAGCGAACCTGCGCTTCAGCTGGCGGCAAAGTTGGTCGAAGTCTCTGCGCCACACCTCAACAAGGTTTTTTACGTGTCAGGGGGGTCGGAGGCAATGGAGGCAGCGATCAAGCTTTGCCGACAGTATTTCTACGCTAAAGGTGAAGGCTCGCGCCATCTGTTCATCAGTCGAACTCCCTCATATCACGGCTCGACTCTGGGTGTGTTGGGACTCACGGCCTACTCGCCGCTGGAGAATCCCTTTCGGCCGATCACCAAGGCGCACCCCAAGATTCCGGCGCCTTACTGTTACCGCTGTCGTTACGGGCTCAGCCGTCCGAGTTGTGGCCTGGCCTGTGCCTGGGAGCTGGAACGCGTGATTCAGGAGCAGGGTCCGGAGAATGTCGCCGCCTTTGTCGCTGAACCGATCGGCGGAGCCAGCACTGGCGCCCTGGTGCCACCGGAAGAATATTTCGGCATCATTCAGCAGATCTGCAAAAAATACGGGGTGATGTTGATCCTCGATGAAGTGATGACTGGTTTCGGCCGCACCGGGAAATTATTTGCCTATGAACATTGGGGGGTCGAGGCCGATATCGTCGGACTCTCCAAGGGGATGGGCGCGGGCTATTATCCCCTCGGTGCGATCATGGCGCGCCACGAAATTACCGATCTCGTTCTTGACAGCGGCGGCTTTCAGCATGGGCATACCTATGCCGGCAATCCGATGGGCTGCGCCATCGGCCTGGAGGCCTTGCAGATCATTGAGGACGAGCAACTGGTTGAACGCTCGGCGCAGATGGGGGCCAAGCTCAAGGCTGGCCTCGAACGTCTGGCTGCGGTCCATGCCATCATCGGCGAGGTTCGTGGACGCGGACTGCTGCTGGCACTCGAACTGGTGCAGGATCGCGAGACCCGCAGGCCGTTTCCGCCAGCCACAGAAGCACACAACCTGTTGACCGACGAAGCCTCGGAGGAGGGGCTGGTGATCTATCCGCGCCGCCCGATCAATGGTCTGAGGGGCGATCATGTCCTGATCGCGCCACCGCTGATCATTACGGCGGAAGAGGTCGATGAGCTTCTTCAACGGCTGGATCGGGCCCTTGGTCGCGCCACGCGCCGTCTGCTGACTTCAAATTGAATCTGTCTTAAGGACAATGCTCAGCTAACCGTTAAGTTTGCAGGTACCCGCCGGGTACTAACTGGATGGTAACCAATTCATAAAGCCGTCCCACTTAAAAGGAGGATCCACCATGCGTAATGTTCAGATCATCATGGCCGTCATGTCTATCTTACTCATCTTTGCTTTGACGGCATCTGCGGACGACTTGAGCCAGGTCAAGAAGAATGGTTCGCTCAGTATGGCAATGAGCGGTCAGTATCCCCCCTTCAACTTCGTCAATGACAAGAATCAGCTAACCGGTTTTGATGTCGAGATCTGCAGCGAGATTGCGAAACGGATCGGGGTCGCGGCCAAGCCTCTCAGCACCGCATGGGATGGGATCATTGCCGGCCTTCTGGCCAAAAAATACGAACTGATCTGCGGCAGCATGGGGATTACAGACGAACGGTTGAAGGCGATCGATTTCTCTGACCCCTACTATCGCTCGGGCGCCCAGCTGTTCGTCAAGCAAGGGTCTGCGATCCAATCCGCTAAAGACATGGAAGGCAAGAAGATCGGCATCACCCTTGGTACGACCTATGAAAAGTGGGTTCGTGACAATATCAAAGGGGCCGATATCCGTTCCTACAAGGGGGTCCCTGACATGATCCTCGAAACCAGTAACGGTCGAATCGACGGCTTTGTTACCGATAAGATCGTCGGCGCGCTGGCCAGCAAGGATAAGGGCGCCCCTATACAGTTGGCGGGCAAACTGCTTTATGAAGAGAAGATGGGCATTGCCCTGCGTCAGGGGAACCCCGAATTAAAAGCGGCTATCAACAAGGCGCTGGGCGACATGAAGGCGGATGGCACCTATGCCGCGATCTCGACCAAGTGGCTGGGTATCGACGTACGCTGATAAGGTTGGCTTCACCACTCCCGCCGCCAATTTGGCGGGAGTGGTTTTCATAACAGAATAGAGAGAGTCTATGCAAAAAGCTGTCATTGTCGCCTGCGGGCGAACCCCCTCAGGTAGAGCTTACAAGGGCGCGCTGGCCAAAATTCGCCCCGACGATCTCGCCGCTGTTGCGATTCAGGGGGTCTTGGCCAGAACTGGCCAACTGGATCCCGCAGAGATTGAAGACGTTATCCTCGGTTGCGCGACTCCCGAGGCAGAGCAGGGAACTAATGTCGCGCGCATCGCTTTGCTGCGTGCCGGGTTGCCCGACACTGTCCCGGGGATGACGGTGAACCGCTTCTGCTCCTCGGGGCTGCAGACCATCGCCATCGCCGCGCAGTCGATCATGACTGGTATGGCGCAGGTTATTCTGGCCGGTGGCACTGAATCGATGTCAATGGTCCCCGTCGTGGGGCACAATCCACGCCCTAATCCGTCACTTATGCTGAGCCGTCCAGAGACCTATATGGCCATGGGGTTGACCGCCGAAAAGGTCGCCGCGCAGTTTGGCGTGACGCGTCTGGAACAGGATAATTTTGCTTTACAGAGTCACTTGAAAGCCCTGGCCGCCAGCGAAAACGGGCGATTCGACTCAGAGCTGATCGCGGTGCCCCTGCCGGCTGAAACGAACAGCCCCGCGCGGTTGTTCACCCGCGATGAAGGGCCCCGCGCCGGGACGACCCTTGAAGCTCTGTCCGGTCTGCAACCGGTGTTCAAGACGGGTGGCAGCGTTACGGCGGGCAACTGTTCACCGATGAGCGACGGCGCGGCCATGGCGTTGATCATGAGTGAGGGCAGGGCGCAGCAACTGGGGCTTAGCCCCCTGGCACGTTTTGTTTCCTATGCAGTGACCGGCACTGATCCGGCCCTGATGGGGATCGGACCGGTGACGGCTGTGCCCAAGGCGCTGCGGCTCGCAGGCCTGGAAGCGGCGCAGATCGACCTCTGGGAGGTCAATGAGGCGTTCGCCTCCCAGGCCGTCTACGTGGCCCGGGCGCTGGGTATCCCGGCGGAGCGTTTGAATGTCAACGGCGGGGCTATTGCCCTGGGACATCCGATGGGGGCCACCGGGGCCAAACTAACCGCCACATTGCTTGCCGAAATGGTGCGTCGCGGGGCACGCTACGGGATCGTCACCATGTGCATCGGCGGCGGCATGGGCGCAGCGGCGGTTTTCGAAAACCTGCGTCGTTAACAACACACTACTCTCAAGCGGGTCCGTCCCGCGCCAAGGGGTTCTTATGCTCGACTGGCAGATCATCATACATTATTTTCCATTCATGCTCGAAGGCGCCTGGCTGACCCTGCAGATCTCGGTGATCTCCGTCCTCCTCGGCCTGGTCTTCGGCCTGGCTGCGGCGCTCTGCAAACTGTCGCACAACAAGTTTCTGTCAGGGTTTGCGTCCTTCTACATCTGGCTGATCCGCTCCACCCCCCTGCTGGTGCAGCTG
Above is a genomic segment from Geopsychrobacter electrodiphilus DSM 16401 containing:
- a CDS encoding aspartate aminotransferase family protein, whose product is MQPASDGYLFYQNRKTLPIIDRAEGIYMWDTKGKQYLDGCSGAVVANLGYGNKRIEQAINRQAQKTFFAYRTQFESEPALQLAAKLVEVSAPHLNKVFYVSGGSEAMEAAIKLCRQYFYAKGEGSRHLFISRTPSYHGSTLGVLGLTAYSPLENPFRPITKAHPKIPAPYCYRCRYGLSRPSCGLACAWELERVIQEQGPENVAAFVAEPIGGASTGALVPPEEYFGIIQQICKKYGVMLILDEVMTGFGRTGKLFAYEHWGVEADIVGLSKGMGAGYYPLGAIMARHEITDLVLDSGGFQHGHTYAGNPMGCAIGLEALQIIEDEQLVERSAQMGAKLKAGLERLAAVHAIIGEVRGRGLLLALELVQDRETRRPFPPATEAHNLLTDEASEEGLVIYPRRPINGLRGDHVLIAPPLIITAEEVDELLQRLDRALGRATRRLLTSN
- a CDS encoding ABC transporter substrate-binding protein, with product MRNVQIIMAVMSILLIFALTASADDLSQVKKNGSLSMAMSGQYPPFNFVNDKNQLTGFDVEICSEIAKRIGVAAKPLSTAWDGIIAGLLAKKYELICGSMGITDERLKAIDFSDPYYRSGAQLFVKQGSAIQSAKDMEGKKIGITLGTTYEKWVRDNIKGADIRSYKGVPDMILETSNGRIDGFVTDKIVGALASKDKGAPIQLAGKLLYEEKMGIALRQGNPELKAAINKALGDMKADGTYAAISTKWLGIDVR
- a CDS encoding thiolase family protein, which codes for MQKAVIVACGRTPSGRAYKGALAKIRPDDLAAVAIQGVLARTGQLDPAEIEDVILGCATPEAEQGTNVARIALLRAGLPDTVPGMTVNRFCSSGLQTIAIAAQSIMTGMAQVILAGGTESMSMVPVVGHNPRPNPSLMLSRPETYMAMGLTAEKVAAQFGVTRLEQDNFALQSHLKALAASENGRFDSELIAVPLPAETNSPARLFTRDEGPRAGTTLEALSGLQPVFKTGGSVTAGNCSPMSDGAAMALIMSEGRAQQLGLSPLARFVSYAVTGTDPALMGIGPVTAVPKALRLAGLEAAQIDLWEVNEAFASQAVYVARALGIPAERLNVNGGAIALGHPMGATGAKLTATLLAEMVRRGARYGIVTMCIGGGMGAAAVFENLRR